In the genome of Oncorhynchus nerka isolate Pitt River linkage group LG4, Oner_Uvic_2.0, whole genome shotgun sequence, the window gaagcaggttgagagaatgcccagagtatgcaaagctgtcatcaaggcaaatggtggctggctactttgaagaatctcaaatataaaatatattttgatttgaaacTTTTTTGGTTATGACATAATTCCAATTGTGTTATTTTGTCgtgttgatatcttcactattatcctacaatgtaggaaaattgaaaaaatatagaaaaatccttgaatgagtaggtgtgtccaaacttttgactggtactgtaactcCTAAACTTACCCCTAACCCCTGGTCTAGCTAACATTAGACAGCTAGCTAATATTAGCCACCTAGTCACCTAGCTAGAATCCGTAACATGTCATATATTTAGCAAATTTGTTACATATAGTACATTTAGCAAAttcatataataatataatatgaattgtaattcataacatattgtacaaaaTGGGTTATGGAGATCCACAAATGAATACGtaccatacgaaacataacatacagtatcatagCAAATGTAGTGCCtcagatttacgtacagaattaTCCTCTGATGCCAGGTTCGCCAATaacctcttctcctttctctctctctctctttatttctctcgttggccatctctctctctttgaccatctctctctctctttgaccatctctttctttctcttcgaccatctctctctctaatcctccCCTATACGTTCACTCTCTTTCCACCCCTCTAGTTTGTATACGACTTACATAATCAAAACTGATACAATCAATATAAGTAATGTTCAGCAATGTGTTTGCTGTGCACAGCAAGGTGTCCAACTCCTGTCCCTAGGAGGTGCATACAGGGTTCTTTCCCTTGACACTATAGGTAAATGAATGAAAGCCAAGGATTGACTGAAGTCATGGAGGTGTCTACTCACCTGGTTTTGCTCTGAATCAGCAGTTCAGCAGTAAGAGGAGGCAAAAACCAGCAGACACGTGACATGGTCCTTGTGACTTTGAATAGACTGATTCCCCCACTTATTCAGGGTGGCGCAACGTTACACAGATAGAAATGTGTTGTGTAGAACAGAAATGACTCTCCACCTTGTAGATTAGGGAATTGTGTCAGCTCTATACAtagcatttctatctgcaacatttGAAACGTTGTACTCCAGTGTTGTGAGTAAAGCTAGCATATACAGTAACAAATGACATCATGGACTTGTTTGAGTCTCTACTTTTCCTAGGCTTGAATCACGGGGCACAAAGGAGAACAACTTCCTTAAACAAGTGTAACACTAGATTGAGGTTGAATTAGTCAAATACTTACAGTGGTAAAATGGCCCATTATGACTCTGGCTTTCTGATCAAACGCCTTGGAAGTCCATCTTAGCAGGGccagagcagagggaaaggatgaaCGCCTATGGTCTTCAATAGGGATTTGAGTTAATGCACGTACGCTCTAAAACAAGTCAACCTTAGTGTAAAAAAAAGTGATAGGAAATGCACCACATCCTTTTTTTCAGTATGACTTTATTTTGACGATAAACTGCTTATAAACTGCCTGTAAATATGACTTGTTAACCACGTAAGTACATGTATATGGATTGTTGTTCGTGATTTGTATATGATTGCAATAAATGGTTTATTTACTGTATTTACTTTTGTTCATAGATTATGTATTCCAACGTTTACTAATGGTTTTTATTAACTATTGATTATGGTTAATAAGCAGTTTATAAGCAGACCTTCAAATAAAGTGTCACCAACTCTTTTTCCTCATAAAGAAGGGAGAAAGTCTCAGGGTTAAAAGTGTGATTTTTCAGACATGGTATCACAGTTGATAAAAGCTAAGGTGTTGGTGGTGTTTGTGAAGCATCTTGACAAGGCGCTTCTGTAGAAAGAATCCTCATATGTTACAGGATGCATATTTCCCCATCACACTGCTGAGGTGAAAGCCAGGTCTATCCACACAGGTCTATCCACACAGGTCTATCCACACAGGTCTATCCACACAGGTCTATCCACACAGGTCTATCCACACAGGTCTATCCACACAGGTCTATCCACACAGGTCTTTCCACACAGGTCTATCCACACAGGTCTTTCCACACAGGTCTATCCACACAGGTCTATCCACACAGGTCTATCCACACGTTTGGAGAAAAGTGACAAGGAACAGATAACATTCGCACATTCTTATTTATTCATGAAAAATACTTTTTCCAttttcttcattttttttttttaaacattgtgCATTTTCACAGTTTTAAATATTTGCCAGTACTGTTCTGTGTTCAAGTATCAAGTATCAGTGTCAATGacaaatacaaaaaaaacatACTGTATTTTTGTTTCAGTGCTGCAAAATATATTAGATGATTTTTCAGAAGACAAAAACACCCAACATTTGAAATATATTGTAGCCAGTTGTGTATAGTCTGCTACAGTTAGCCATAAGGCTACTCTACTGAAAACCTAGTCAGAGTTGCAGGGAGCGAATGGCAAGATAGACGGACAACTCTTTTGTTTATATGGGGTAAACTAATAGTAAAGGATAGGAAACAACGATGGGTGATCCTGAGAGTGAGCTTGGGCTTGTTATTTGTAACTAAAAGAGAAACCTTTTCTGCTGGTCTATGACGTGTAGTGGGCTGTAGTTTACATTACTCTTTTACATAAAGATCTATAGAAAAGGTGGCCGCCCTCAGAACTAAGAGCTGTGGGTTTAGGAATGGAAGGCTACTCAGTGGCACAACCCCAGAAGGAGACATGAAGTCCATGAGTTTCACTTGTTCAATGATGGAATCGAAATCTCATGAATATTTACGTAAATGTCCATTTCTAAAAACAGAACTCGGTTAGAGATGTGTTTTGAGGAAGTAGTTGTACATGAGATAGACTCATCAGTAGCACATAACACTGTCAGAGTGAAGACACAAATCGAGGCAATCGCCTTCCcgtgacctccctctctctagtgtgtgtttgtgttgctggGGGCCACGTGCTCTGCTGATAAACGCTGTTAACACTCGGCCCCAGTGTGATGCTGTGATGATCAGATAGCATGCCAGGAGAGACCGCCCCTGCTGTCTTATGACAAGGATGTGCCCTGTGTGAGTGAACAGACGGAGCCATAGTTCAACAACAGCTACAGCTGCACCAGATCAATGAGAGTATTTAGGTCATGCAGTGACTAAGGACAGCTAGCCAGCTACTGATGTGTTTTATACATGGTAACAAGCAATCCCTGCTGGGCTTTCCAATAAACCACTCAGCAGTGTGCAGATTGTGACACCAACCCACCTCCTTGTCACTCTATCACCCTGACTACCACCATTACCCCCTTCCACCTCAATCCCGACCCCCAACCCCTTCTAACACTGACCTTTGTCCTCTAGCCCCAAGAGGCTATATTACTATAGCCAGCCTTGGCACAGCACAATGCATCTGAAGGGTGCTCAGTATTTCACACTTCTCCCCACCAGACCCCTCCTTCTCGGCCCAGATGATTGAGTCCAGAGCAGGCTATCAGTCTCTCTGGTTTCTGAGCCCTGGTTTTTCTTAATTATATTCAGCTGCTACTGACCTGCTGCTCTGTCTTTTCTAACCAGGTAAAGATGTCAGATAAACTTCAAATTACGGGTGATATTTGGTTGAGATGTCAATAGATTTGAGTTTAATTTGAAATAAACCAAACCACAGAAACCTGTCGACACTATTTGGTTATATCAAGACAAAATGTCAATGACTTTTGGCAAATTCAATCAAGTAGCCAGGTTGATGCAGTGTGATAACGTTGATAAGGTAGGTTGAAATAACGAGCAAACAATGTTGCCCAGTTGTTGGTGGCATTTGATGGAAATGCTATTCCTCTACCAAGGAAGCTTTGCATCAATAAAATATCACAACATCATAACTAGCATAAACTTAATGAAAAAACAATACCTTCAGTGACAGAAGCAGAGATGCAGTTTTCTTAACCACTTCAAACATCAGTCTCTGTTCCTTTTTTTTAAGCTCATACTGCTGATGCTGTTGTTCTTGTTGTCGTTGATATTATAAGGAGATAAAAAGCCTGATACCAAATTCTATCCCCCAGCTATCCCTCtaaacccccaccccctccctccctcctccatgagCGATTTCAGCTCTGGGTAAAGCTGCCCTGCCCATAGATTAACGAGTGGCTGGGCATCGTCAAGTTTATGGAGGTATTTAGCTAGCCGGGGCTCTGTGAGAGGAGAAAAAAAGCACCACATTTCTGCAGCGGGCTACAACTGGTAGTGGCAACCCCAGAAGTGGGTCATCTATATGCCAGGCTGAGCCTCACATGCCTACTGCTGCAAAGAGGACAGGGtgaagggtggagggatggatggatggatggatggatggatggatggaggaaatAGAGACCAATCAATGGGAGCAGAGAGAAAGATTGATCAGAGAGGAGAAAGTAGGGACAGGGTGAGAGAGTATGAATGGGGATGAacatcagaagagagagagagtgcgaggagAGCAAGGGGGgactacagaaagagagagcagagatggagGGCGGTGCGCTGCAACCATCTCTGCACCATGTGGATTCACACACAGGCACCCTAAAGCCGAGATTATTTATCTCCCATAGCATCGCATGGAGGACCAATTTTTTATTGCCCCTGTTATGAAATGCACAATCATTTCCCCTGGCTGCTGCTTGCTGTAATAACAGTATTGATTAGGTGCTAGCAGGGTTGTCCCCTCCGACatctgtggagaggagagaagaaaggcagagggagaggagtacaGCGACAGGGCTCTGAGATGGAGGGAGTGGTAATaaagcaaatgaaagataacatGATGAAATACTGTTTTCTTTCTGTAAAGGGAGATTGTTGACAACTCTAAAAGTCAGCTGAATATCAGTCTCAATGGAATTTAATGTTGTCAGAAAAACCTTCTCCACAGCCATGCATGATGAGATGACGACCTAACTGACTATTTGAAAGGGTTTGTTTGAATGTCTATTCTCTTTTGTTCTGTGGTAGAAAAAGGGTTCCAGCAGTTTTAGGACCCAATTTGGTTCCTGATAACCCATTGTCCACAAGCCACTGTTCCGTTCCTAAACCCACACACACCAGCACCAACAGTCTggatggaagaagagagaggacaggtgaagGAATACTGCATTGCACTTGGTTTAAGGCTAAACATTTGCAGTGGAAAGCGATTTAAACTTAAGGCAGCATGGATTGAATGACTCTCATGTTTACAAAAGTACTAAAACTACATATGTCACCCCGATACGGTTCGTATTCACATATCACTCATGTGGAGCACAAAATAGCGCTTATTCACAAAAAATGCTCTCTCCCAGCCCATAAATAAAAACTCAACTGGTATACGCAAACTTTGTGCATGTATACATGTATGTACCATGTACATAAATATGAACATAAATACTATATTTTTgtcaacccacacacactccccatcCCTTCCAACCCCAAACCCCAATCCCAAAAAGCAAAGTTTcttattttagttttttttttgcaATGACTTTATCTAGCACAGTGAAACCCGACCCCGTTTGAAGGTAGAATGGTTGCAGTTTGTTCACTCCAGTTTTTAAAGTCAGCTCCAGCTCCCACTTATAGGGGACGTCCTCTTTCTCCAAACTGCTCTTGTCcttgtttcactctctctctctctctctccctcttttgctCAGTTCTTACaaaaaaaagaggagaggagagaaacagagaggcaaAGAGGCAAGGAGCTTGagggaaggagaaaaggagaaaaaAGGAAAgtaggtaaagagagagaaaatgaaaagTGAGAGTAGGTAGAGGAGTGTGTTTAACCCCACCAAGGTCATTCAATATTTGGGCGGGATGACCACGATGGGGTCCCCGGTCTTTGGCCGCCACATGAGCACTTGAGCGTCGTTGGCGTTGGGCTTGACCATGGCATTGGGGGGGATGGGCTCGTTCTTGCCCAGGACATGGGGCTGCTCCTGGGCCACAGGCTCACGCAGCGTGGCCCTCTGGCCCAGAGGCTTGTCCGGGTCCACCTCGATGTGGAGCTGCATCCTCCAGCGGATGGTCTGCAGCACCAGGGTCTCGGCCGTGGCCTGATTGATGGCCACCAGCCAGGTGGTGAAGCTCTGGTCGCGGCGGATGCTGCTGAGCTGCGGCAGGTTGCTATCGCTCACAGGCACACCCCATGTAACGCTGGGGTAGAAGTTGTCATTCATGCTAACCGTGAACTTGGTGGCCTTCTTGGTGGGACCCACGATGGTGCACGTCTCCGTGGTGTTGCCATACCACGGGTAGTTGACGCCGTCCGAGTCGCTGATGGCCTGGATCTTGCCATCCCGTAGGTCAGGGAGTTCCCAGCTCGACCTGGACGTGGAAAAGCAGGCAGTGAGATTTAACccggaagggaaaacagagtgaagcttaaagggatagttcacgaCAAAATAAAAAATGATGCGAATCACTCCCATTCATATGGGAATAAAGTATCCTAATATATAGCTAAATCTACACAACAGGTGATGTGAACTGTCAACCCAACACAATTTTAGACCACTTTTATGGTGTGAAAACAGGAAGAAATTGTTGATTTTGGGTGAACAAATCCTTTAACGTGGAAGTGGAAACAAAAGGGTGAGACTTGTTTTACAAGTGAGAATCTCTCTGCATGTTGCTACTGCTTTCCTGCCTAGAATCGCTTGAGAGAGATATCAATCGTAATAGGCTCCTACCCACTGTTAAATAAAAGCTGGAGGATaagaagagtggaggagactaTCTATGTCCATGAGAGGCTCAAACAGCCTGACTGAGTGGGTTTGCTCTACAAACATCAGCTCAGTAGCTGTTGCGATTCAGGTCAGGGCAGCACAATCACAGCACACCACAGGTTCCCATTGTTAAGAGCCTCCCATCTGTTTAACCTGTGTAGTAAGTCACTAtaggtgcatctcaatagtcgtGGCTTTCTTTTCTCATTTCCTTTACCACCTCTGCACTGACCACTGATCTGTCAACACAGGATAGGTGAAAGCAATATGTCCAAAGCCTATCAGGATTGCTTTACCTCATCCACTATTATTTCAGATCTGAGTGAATTAAGTGCGCCCCTTTGGAGTATTGAGACGCAGTGGGGGACAATGTGGGACAGAGGCACCTCATAAACACTCCGGTCCGTCCG includes:
- the fam78ab gene encoding protein FAM78A isoform X2, whose amino-acid sequence is MGCIQSIRCKPKSFRESIIVLEVNSSIDSTPTSIDESSSVVLRYRTPHFRASARVLVPPVAGKETWTVGWIQACNHMEFYNKYGTKGMSSWELPDLRDGKIQAISDSDGVNYPWYGNTTETCTIVGPTKKATKFTVSMNDNFYPSVTWGVPVSDSNLPQLSSIRRDQSFTTWLVAINQATAETLVLQTIRWRMQLHIEVDPDKPLGQRATLREPVAQEQPHVLGKNEPIPPNAMVKPNANDAQVLMWRPKTGDPIVVIPPKY
- the fam78ab gene encoding protein FAM78A isoform X1, translating into MRLSPPDLGTLLWIVLLFNAMGCIQSIRCKPKSFRESIIVLEVNSSIDSTPTSIDESSSVVLRYRTPHFRASARVLVPPVAGKETWTVGWIQACNHMEFYNKYGTKGMSSWELPDLRDGKIQAISDSDGVNYPWYGNTTETCTIVGPTKKATKFTVSMNDNFYPSVTWGVPVSDSNLPQLSSIRRDQSFTTWLVAINQATAETLVLQTIRWRMQLHIEVDPDKPLGQRATLREPVAQEQPHVLGKNEPIPPNAMVKPNANDAQVLMWRPKTGDPIVVIPPKY